A genomic region of Gossypium hirsutum isolate 1008001.06 chromosome D01, Gossypium_hirsutum_v2.1, whole genome shotgun sequence contains the following coding sequences:
- the LOC107922523 gene encoding outer envelope pore protein 16-3, chloroplastic/mitochondrial: MAADPSELRYYEDDDTPTMKTIKGATTGFVAGTIWGTVVATWYDVPRVERSVAIPGLVRTLKMMGNYGMTFAAIGGVYIGVEQLLQNYRMKRDFVNGAVGGFVAGASILGFKGRSISTAISAGSALAFTSAVIDAGGQTTRLDTGKEYYPYTTKKRPVES; the protein is encoded by the exons ATGGCTGCGGATCCCTCAGAGCTTAGGTATTATGAGGATGATGACACTCCAACAATGAAAACAATCAAGGGTGCAACTACTGGTTTTGTTGCTGGAACTATCTGGGGAACCGTTGTTGCTACATGGTATGATGTGCCTCGTGTTGAGAGAAGTGTTGCCATACCTGGGCTTGTAAGAACGCTAAAGATGATGGGAAATTATGGAATGACATTTGCTGCAATTGGGGGAGTCTATATTGGTGTTGAGCAGCTGTTGCAGAATTATAGGATGAAGAGAGACTTTGTCAATGGTGCCGTTGGTGGTTTCGTGGCTGGGGCTTCCATTCTCGGTTTCAAAG GGAGGAGCATCTCAACAGCTATTTCTGCCGGATCAGCTCTGGCATTCACCTCTGCGGTGATTGATGCTGGAGGTCAGACTACAAGGCTGGACACAGGGAAGGAGTATTACCCATACACCACCAAGAAAAGGCCTGTTGAGTCATAA
- the LOC107922186 gene encoding rhodanese-like domain-containing protein 9, chloroplastic yields the protein MAGIATTCYYLTLSSTSTRKTWLELKTNYGRATPIRRRNLSIRAEVNFVNAEEAKKLIAVEGYAVLDVRDKSQFDRAHIKSCYHVPLFIENTDNDPGTIVKRTLHNNFSGLFFGLPFTKLNPEFVQSVKSQFSPESKLLLVCQEGLRSTAAANKLEQAGFQNIACITSGLQAVKPGTFDSVGKAELQDAGKAGLVTIQGKISAVLGTVLICAYLFITLFPDQAEKLLLMSPVR from the exons ATGGCTGGAATTGCTACTACTTGTTATTATTTGACCCTCTCTTCTACAAG CACTAGGAAAACCTGGTTGGAATTAAAGACCAACTATGGAAGAGCCACACCTATCCGGAGAAGAAACTTAAGCATTAGAGCTGAAGTCAATTTTGTAAATGCTGAAGAAGCCAAAAAACTTATAGCTGTTGAGGGTTATGCCGTTCTCGACGTCCGCGATAAATCTCAGTTCGATCGAGCTCATATCAAATCATGTTATCATGTTCCCCTTTTCATTGAAAACACAGACAATGATCCTG GCACAATTGTTAAGAGGACTTTGCACAATAACTTTTCAGGCTTATTCTTTGGGTTGCCATTTACAAAACTCAATCCTGAATTTGTACAGTCCGTGAAAAGTCAGTTTTCGCCCGAATCTAAATTGTTACTTGTATGTCAAGAGGGGCTGAG GTCTACTGCTGCTGCCAATAAATTGGAGCAAGCTGGTTTCCAGAATATAGCATGTATAACATCAGGGCTTCAAGCTGTAAAACCAG GTACATTTGATTCCGTAGGTAAAGCTGAGTTGCAAGATGCTGGCAAAGCTGGTTTGGTGACAATTCAAGGCAAGATTTCGGCTGTGCTCGGAACTGTACTCATCTGTGCATATCTGTTTATAACTTTGTTCCCGGATCAAGCGGAGAAGCTGCTTCTGATGAGTCCTGTAAGGTAG
- the LOC107922185 gene encoding zinc finger CCCH domain-containing protein 14, whose product MDARKRGRREAGFNANGGIKKSKPEMESLSTGVGSKSKPCTKFFSTAGCQFGESCHFLHYVPGGYNAVAQMMNLAPAVPPASRNVTATAAVPHGSGSQVKTRLCNKFSGPEGCKYGDKCHFAHGEWELGKPIAPSQDDPRSMAPLPGRMGSRMEPPPPSGPAATFGASATAKISVDASLAGAIIGKGGVHSKQICRQTGAKLSIREHESDPSLRNIELEGSFEQIKEASAMVRELISSLGPVPGPAKTPGAHGGQGHPGSNYKTKLCDNFAKGSCTFGERCHFAHGAAELRKSVV is encoded by the exons ATGGATGCTCGTAAAAGAGGAAGACGTGAAGCTGGGTTTAATGCTAATGGCGGCATCAAGAAATCTAAGCCAG AAATGGAATCTTTATCAACTGGTGTAGGAAGCAAATCGAAGCCTTGCACCAAATTTTTCAG TACTGCTGGTTGTCAATTTGGTGAGAGCTGCCATTTCCTGCACTATGTTCCTGGAGGTTACAATGCGGTGGCCCAGATGATGAACCTTGCACCAGCTGTTCCACCGGCTTCTAGAAATGTGACAGCAACAGCTGCAGTCCCGCATGGATCTGGCTCCCAAGTCAAAACTCGCTTATGCAACAAATTTAGTGGCCCTGAAGGTTGTAAGTATGGTGACAAATGTCATTTTGCACATGGAGAGTGGGAACTTGGCAAGCCTATTGCTCCATCTCAAGATGATCCCCGTTCCATGGCACCTCTTCCTGGTCGTATGGGCAGTCGGATGGAACCACCACCCCCATCAGGTCCTGCTGCTACATTTGGTGCTTCAGCAACTGCAAAAATTAGTGTGGATGCTTCCCTTGCAGGAGCCATCATAGGGAAAGGTGGTGTGCACTCGAAACAGATATGTCGTCAAACAGGAGCAAAGCTATCTATTCGGGAGCATGAGTCAGATCCATCACTTAGGAACATCGAGCTTGAAGGATCATTTGAGCAAATTAAAGAAGCGAGTGCAATGGTTAGAGAACTAATCAGCAGCCTAGGTCCGGTTCCAGGTCCTGCCAAAACACCTGGTGCGCATGGTGGTCAAGGGCATCCAGGAAGCAACTACAAAACGAAGTTGTGCGACAATTTTGCAAAGGGAAGTTGCACGTTTGGAGAAAGATGTCACTTTGCACATGGTGCAGCGGAGTTGCGGAAGTCAGTAGTGTGA
- the LOC107922451 gene encoding uncharacterized protein produces the protein MMRRGRGKAKKQNVVSSLEDPGSGEDEKIPAYKRRGRPQKQMKDDIDEDEAEKVEEDGEDIKVSVLTKEIKNQAVTENGRKRKRSMQAKENIDSIKKGNGITTKSSTDDATKSVGYRQNGSRRKNKPRRAAEAVVECK, from the coding sequence ATGATGagaagaggaagaggaaaagCAAAGAAGCAGAATGTTGTTTCGTCTCTCGAAGATCCGGGTAGTGGTGAAGATGAAAAAATACCGGCATATAAGAGAAGAGGAAGGCCACAAAAGCAGATGAAGGATGATATCGATGAAGATGaagcggagaaggttgaagaaGATGGTGAAGATATAAAAGTTTCAGTTCTTACCAAAGAGATAAAAAACCAGGCTGTCACAGAGAACGGACGGAAGAGGAAAAGATCAATGCAAGCAAAAGAAAACATAGATTCAATCAAGAAAGGAAATGGCATTACGACAAAGTCAAGCACCGATGATGCAACTAAATCGGTTGGGTACCGACAAAACGGTAGCAGACGCAAAAACAAGCCTCGACGGGCTGCTGAAGCTGTTGTCGAGTGCAAGTAA
- the LOC121213612 gene encoding transcription termination factor MTEF18, mitochondrial, which produces MALILNPRRPKPLPESEFVKPQRVTAAASWLPLYQLTKIKPAYCHWSSQNLPNPRFYRSKGSAVAVKREVLEVPKIPRATLKEAQAALLEYLHWTRSIPFMDAENISKNSPHFLRNLLEKVNIVKDVRSSMARFLRYHPINEFEPFFESLGLKPWEYTPLLPRNLMFLSDDSLFFENYRVLCQFGIERNKIGRIYKKAIQVFQLESGALSLKLQAYQELGLSHSFMVKIIVCSPCVLIGDVDMKFIKVLEILRSMGFDHAWIQEHLADQDSYNWGLILRVLNIFSEMFFSNELVRLINQHPGLLFEGSGYATFSLIGFLLKFGHPIDQISSMFLQFPKIQVQQFVSNLIKCFVFFHEIEMEVDEIAKLVCSYTVLLGSCRLKKTNSLLSNLNVGKKRLCKYIQENPQELSKWVIGLRIVPLPDSGEDIESKRLKMKFLLDLGYGENPNMMNKAFKVFRGRGGELQERFDSIVNAGLDKADVSEMVTVSPQILNQSKTVIQSKIDILVNELGYPLSSLVSFPSFLSYTTQRVRLRMAMYNWLKDHKKAEPDLALSTIVACSDKIFLNQYVNHHPSGPRVWQDLKAELNMDK; this is translated from the exons TCTAATTCTAAACCCGCGTCGTCCAAAACCCCTGCCGGAATCCGAGTTTGTAAAACCTCAGCGGGTCACTGCAGCTGCTTCATGGCTGCCACTGTATCAGTTGACGAAGATTAAACCAGCATACTGCCATTGGTCctctcaaaacttaccaaatccaAG GTTTTATAGGTCAAAAGGATCAGCTGTAGCAGTGAAGCGTGAGGTTTTAGAGGTTCCCAAAATCCCTCGGGCCACTTTGAAAGAGGCTCAAGCTGCTTTGTTGGAATATTTGCATTGGACTAGGAGTATTCCGTTTATGGATGCGGAGAACATAAGCAAAAACTCACCTCATTTTTTACGAAACCTTTTGGAAAAGGTTAACATTGTTAAGGATGTTAGAAGCTCTATGGCGCGGTTTTTACGTTATCATCCCATTAATGAATTCGAACCTTTCTTTGAGAGTTTGGGATTGAAGCCTTGGGAGTATACTCCTTTACTTCCTAGgaatttgatgtttttgagtGATGATTCTTTGTTTTTTGAGAATTATAGGGTCTTGTGTCAATTCGGGATTGAACGAAATAAGATTGGTCGGATATATAAGAAAGCAATTCAAGTGTTCCAACTTGAATCTGGTGCtttgtcattaaagcttcaagcttATCAAGAACTGGGGCTTAGCCACTCTTTTATGGTTAAGATTATTGTTTGTAGCCCTTGTGTTTTGATTGGTGATGTAGATATGAAATTCATTAAGGTATTAGAGATTTTGAGGAGTATGGGATTTGATCATGCTTGGATTCAGGAGCATTTGGCAGATCAAGATTCATATAATTGGGGTTTGATACTTCGTGTTCTGAACATCTTTAGTGAGATGTTCTTCAGCAATGAGTTAGTTAGGTTAATCAACCAGCATCCAGGGCTTTTGTTTGAGGGTTCTGGGTATGCTACGTTTTCACTAATCGGGTTCCTGTTGAAATTTGGACATCCAATAGATCAGATATCTTCTATGTTCCTACAGTTTCCAAAAATCCAAGTTCAGCAATTCGTTTCAAATCTTATTAAATGTTTTGTGTTCTTTCACGAGATTGAGATGGAGGTGGATGAGATTGCGAAACTTGTTTGTTCATACACTGTATTACTTGGTTCATGCAGGTTGAAGAAAACAAATAGTTTACTTAGTAACTTGAATGTTGGAAAAAAGAGGCTTTGTAAATACATCCAAGAGAATCCCCAAGAATTGAGTAAATGGGTTATTGGATTAAGAATTGTGCCATTACCAGACTCAGGAGAGGATATAGAGTCAAAAAGGTTGAAGATGAAGTTCCTTTTAGACTTGGGATATGGAGAAAACCCAAACATGATGAACAAAGCATTCAAGGTGTTTCGAGGCAGAGGAGGGGAGCTCCAAGAGAGATTTGATTCGATCGTGAATGCTGGTTTGGATAAGGCAGACGTGTCTGAAATGGTCACCGTATCCCCTCAAATCCTAAATCAATCAAAAACTGTTATCCAATCTAAGATTGATATTCTAGTAAACGAATTGGGTTACCCCTTATCGTCTTTAGTATCATTCCCCTCTTTTCTTTCCTATACAACACAAAGGGTCAGGCTTAGAATGGCAATGTATAATTGGCTCAAAGATCATAAAAAAGCAGAGCCTGACTTGGCCTTGAGCACCATTGTTGCATGTTCAGACAAAATATTCCTGAATCAATATGTGAATCATCATCCTAGTGGCCCTCGAGTTTGGCAGGATCTAAAAGCAGAGCTTAACATGGATAAATGA